A single window of Anaerocolumna chitinilytica DNA harbors:
- a CDS encoding FAD-binding oxidoreductase, translated as MNHNTKLTGMVVYPNDPEYQQARMNWNPFTNAFPIVFVFAQNDEDVSNAVKWARENKVPIRMRSGRHALAKDFSQTDGGIVIDTSHMRNVMLDKENNIAKVQAGIRVGQLVRMLAREGILAPFGDSSTVGIGGISPGGGITAIQRTAGLISDNILGVTLVDAYGRILQVNACENSDLFWAIRGGGGGNFGIITSYTFKVRTAPCKVGIFEVVWPWEQLNEVIDAWQRWASFVDTRLGTILEAYSKTNGLLHSQGIFLGSAEELERIILPLTNTGAPIKVFVDEVTLLEAIDFWAPNEPLFDSQKSTWSSAWVENYVPEEGIAAMRDFLEKATGTESNFFFLNSGGVMNQIPPEDTAFFWRNTRYYMEWDASWTDDCETRKSIRLVEQTRTRLQPYITGSYVNVPDLCIRNYGEEYYGGNFERLRLIKERYDPENVFNFVQSIPPICMCDKEI; from the coding sequence ATGAATCATAATACAAAATTGACCGGAATGGTAGTTTACCCAAATGACCCGGAATACCAGCAGGCCCGCATGAATTGGAATCCGTTTACTAACGCATTTCCCATCGTATTTGTTTTTGCTCAAAACGATGAAGATGTGTCAAATGCTGTTAAATGGGCTCGTGAGAATAAAGTACCCATTCGTATGCGAAGCGGCAGGCATGCGCTAGCAAAAGATTTTTCCCAAACCGATGGCGGAATTGTTATAGATACCAGTCATATGAGAAATGTCATGCTTGACAAGGAAAACAATATAGCAAAAGTTCAAGCAGGAATACGTGTAGGTCAGCTTGTAAGAATGCTTGCAAGAGAAGGTATCCTGGCACCTTTTGGTGACAGCTCAACCGTAGGTATAGGCGGTATAAGCCCCGGCGGGGGAATCACTGCGATACAGCGCACTGCTGGATTGATTTCCGATAATATTCTGGGTGTTACCTTAGTGGATGCCTATGGAAGAATTCTGCAGGTGAATGCTTGCGAAAATTCTGACCTTTTTTGGGCTATTCGCGGTGGTGGAGGAGGTAATTTCGGAATCATAACCTCTTACACGTTTAAAGTAAGAACTGCTCCCTGTAAAGTCGGAATATTTGAAGTAGTCTGGCCTTGGGAACAGTTAAATGAAGTTATTGATGCCTGGCAAAGGTGGGCATCTTTTGTAGATACCAGACTTGGTACCATCTTAGAGGCATACTCAAAAACCAATGGTTTACTGCACTCCCAAGGAATATTCCTTGGCTCAGCTGAGGAATTGGAAAGAATTATCTTACCATTAACCAATACAGGTGCACCAATTAAGGTGTTTGTGGATGAGGTTACATTATTAGAAGCAATTGACTTTTGGGCACCGAATGAGCCTCTGTTTGACTCACAAAAGAGTACTTGGTCATCAGCTTGGGTTGAGAATTATGTACCGGAAGAGGGGATTGCAGCTATGAGAGACTTTCTTGAAAAAGCTACCGGAACCGAATCCAATTTCTTCTTCCTGAACTCCGGAGGGGTAATGAATCAGATACCACCTGAAGATACAGCATTTTTCTGGCGTAACACGAGATATTATATGGAATGGGATGCCTCATGGACGGATGATTGTGAAACGCGAAAGAGCATTAGACTAGTCGAACAGACTCGTACAAGACTGCAGCCCTATATAACCGGTTCCTATGTTAATGTCCCTGATTTATGTATAAGAAATTATGGTGAGGAATATTATGGCGGTAATTTTGAAAGGCTTCGTCTAATAAAAGAACGTTACGACCCGGAAAATGTTTTTAACTTTGTTCAAAGTATTCCGCCGATTTGCATGTGTGATAAAGAAATTTAA
- a CDS encoding methyl-accepting chemotaxis protein, which translates to MKSIRTKLYLFTAVLLFLAITGVSVLSVISARSALEKTAEKTMEAMVEQGAEVVESKINWQISVLETLAQSEFLMDDTSSMEEKLTHFSDAIEKNGYLKVGLADLEGNTIFSNGTNTNVADREYFQKASKGESNASDPLISKTEGIIVEIYAVPIMKEGKVTGVLTAVKDGSEISNIVNAITFGKSGKAFMLNKDGVKIAHYTQELVDKQDNDLENVKQNPELASLVKLEKRMIAGESGYGKYYYNGVNKFMVFTSVGSTGWSLAVTVKDSELLSELTSLITVCIVMAVVFLIISSILIYFISGSITRGIKVAVNYMQPMAQGDFTVEISEKHLRIKDEVGQMLNGISVMQKSLKEMLGLIINNSAQIDKDAESLSAVSLEMSASTNVMTNSIQEVARGTVSQTDALADIAQGISVFGSNIDRITSDIKTVDTNANDIYLSSKESNTNMQNLAKSLADLNTTFSDFKSGITNLNLNISKINEITNLINSISEQTNLLSLNAAIEAARAGESGKGFAVVAEEIRKLAEQSRTSAVSISDLISNIQTESKVMIDTAGFVSKEFTNQSEAIESTLISFQAIIDAVNEIIPKIDTVNQSANLIKSEKNDIMSKIEDISAISEETSASSEEIAASTEEIAKSTEDVAASAVNLGDLTKEMGQAVAKFKI; encoded by the coding sequence ATGAAAAGCATTCGAACAAAACTATACCTATTTACGGCAGTATTACTTTTTCTAGCAATTACCGGGGTAAGTGTATTATCTGTTATCAGTGCACGCAGTGCATTAGAAAAGACAGCAGAAAAAACAATGGAGGCAATGGTAGAGCAGGGGGCCGAGGTCGTTGAAAGTAAAATTAACTGGCAGATTTCAGTTTTAGAGACGCTGGCACAAAGCGAATTCCTAATGGACGATACTAGCAGCATGGAAGAGAAATTGACACATTTTTCAGATGCTATCGAAAAGAATGGGTATTTAAAGGTTGGATTAGCTGATCTTGAAGGCAATACAATCTTTAGTAATGGTACGAATACAAATGTAGCAGACAGAGAGTATTTTCAAAAAGCAAGTAAAGGGGAATCCAATGCTTCAGATCCTTTGATAAGTAAAACAGAGGGTATTATCGTTGAAATATATGCAGTACCTATAATGAAGGAAGGAAAAGTAACAGGTGTTTTAACTGCTGTAAAGGACGGAAGCGAAATTAGTAACATCGTAAATGCAATTACCTTTGGTAAATCCGGAAAAGCTTTCATGCTTAATAAGGATGGCGTAAAAATTGCACATTATACTCAAGAATTAGTTGATAAGCAGGATAATGATCTTGAAAATGTGAAGCAAAATCCGGAGCTTGCGTCTCTAGTTAAGTTGGAAAAGAGAATGATTGCTGGTGAATCGGGTTATGGTAAATATTATTATAATGGTGTAAATAAATTCATGGTATTCACTTCCGTGGGCAGTACAGGCTGGTCTTTAGCTGTTACAGTAAAAGATAGTGAGTTGCTCTCAGAGCTTACCTCTCTCATTACCGTCTGTATCGTAATGGCAGTCGTGTTTTTAATCATTTCAAGCATACTTATTTACTTTATTTCCGGAAGTATTACCAGGGGTATTAAAGTCGCAGTAAATTATATGCAACCAATGGCTCAGGGGGATTTTACGGTTGAGATCAGTGAAAAACATCTAAGGATAAAAGATGAAGTCGGGCAAATGTTAAACGGTATTAGTGTTATGCAAAAATCCTTAAAAGAAATGCTTGGTTTAATTATTAACAATTCAGCACAAATTGATAAAGATGCGGAGAGTCTGTCAGCCGTGTCGTTGGAAATGAGTGCTTCGACCAATGTAATGACAAATTCTATTCAAGAAGTTGCAAGAGGTACCGTCTCACAGACAGATGCCTTAGCGGATATAGCACAAGGTATCAGTGTATTCGGTTCTAATATTGATCGAATAACCTCTGATATAAAAACAGTAGATACAAATGCCAATGATATCTATCTTTCTTCAAAGGAAAGTAATACCAATATGCAAAACCTGGCAAAGTCTTTGGCTGATTTAAATACAACTTTTTCAGATTTTAAGAGCGGAATAACGAATCTTAACTTAAACATAAGCAAAATAAATGAAATTACAAATTTAATTAATTCGATATCAGAGCAGACTAACCTTTTGTCATTAAATGCTGCCATTGAAGCTGCCAGAGCAGGTGAGTCCGGCAAGGGCTTTGCAGTTGTTGCGGAAGAAATCCGTAAACTAGCTGAACAGTCAAGAACTTCAGCGGTTAGTATTTCAGATTTAATTAGTAATATTCAGACAGAAAGTAAAGTTATGATAGACACTGCCGGTTTTGTAAGCAAGGAATTTACAAATCAATCAGAGGCTATAGAGTCTACGCTTATATCTTTCCAGGCTATTATAGATGCGGTAAATGAAATCATACCTAAGATCGATACGGTTAATCAATCCGCTAATTTAATTAAATCAGAGAAAAATGACATCATGAGCAAAATTGAAGATATCTCTGCAATATCAGAAGAAACCTCAGCATCTTCAGAAGAAATTGCAGCCTCCACGGAGGAAATCGCAAAATCCACAGAGGATGTAGCTGCATCAGCAGTTAATCTTGGTGATTTAACAAAAGAAATGGGTCAGGCAGTAGCAAAATTTAAAATATAA
- a CDS encoding LysM peptidoglycan-binding domain-containing protein gives MDIYVVQEGDTISSIAEQYKVTVDQLLIDNGLENADNLVIGQTIVIAYPRQTYTVQEGDSISSIAHSFGITINQLLRNNPSLNDREFIYPGDILVISYNTIREISTNGFVYPYVSMDILKRSLPYLTFLSIFNYRVTEKGNIISYGDDTEIIRLAKAYGTLPLLMISTLTPQGETNLEIVYEVLLNEEYQANLINTALNLLTEKGLSGVNLVISSINLTNQNLYIKLINKFFNLLNDKGFLLFVTINPNIKVEDGNFTFEKLDYKSIAEIVYRLIFIQYYWGVNKNPPAPVSSIAALRAFMDYITSITSARNISIGKQLIAYDWALPYKEGETIAHALTLNSAIALASDTSSQILFDEVSLTPYFYYYSSFTGESFEHIVWSIDARSIKANDDLIIDYGIKGSGIWNLMVYYQQLWTIMISEFDIIKLLPEKFQ, from the coding sequence ATGGATATATATGTAGTGCAAGAAGGGGATACAATATCCTCAATAGCAGAACAATATAAAGTCACCGTAGATCAGTTACTTATTGATAACGGACTTGAAAATGCAGATAATCTTGTGATTGGTCAAACCATTGTCATCGCATATCCCCGCCAGACATATACAGTCCAAGAAGGAGATAGTATAAGCAGCATTGCCCATAGCTTTGGTATTACGATTAATCAGCTATTAAGAAATAATCCCTCATTGAATGACAGAGAATTTATATATCCGGGGGATATCCTTGTGATAAGCTACAATACAATAAGAGAAATCTCAACCAATGGTTTTGTATATCCTTATGTAAGTATGGATATTCTCAAAAGGTCCTTACCATATTTGACCTTCTTATCCATCTTTAATTATAGAGTAACAGAAAAGGGTAATATCATTTCATATGGCGACGATACTGAAATTATTAGATTAGCAAAGGCTTATGGAACATTGCCATTACTAATGATATCTACCCTGACACCACAGGGTGAAACGAATTTAGAAATTGTCTATGAAGTATTACTTAATGAAGAATATCAGGCTAATCTTATAAATACTGCCTTAAACTTGTTAACAGAAAAGGGACTTAGCGGAGTTAATCTTGTTATCTCCAGCATAAATTTAACGAATCAGAATTTATATATTAAACTGATAAATAAATTCTTTAATTTGCTTAATGATAAAGGATTTTTATTATTCGTAACGATTAATCCCAATATTAAGGTTGAAGATGGGAACTTTACCTTTGAAAAGCTTGATTATAAATCAATTGCCGAAATTGTTTACAGGTTAATTTTTATACAATATTATTGGGGAGTTAATAAGAATCCCCCAGCACCAGTAAGTTCAATAGCTGCTTTGCGTGCCTTTATGGATTACATTACATCAATAACCAGTGCTAGAAATATCTCCATAGGAAAACAATTAATTGCTTATGATTGGGCCCTTCCCTATAAAGAAGGAGAAACAATAGCACATGCACTTACTCTGAATTCAGCGATTGCTCTAGCAAGCGATACCAGTTCCCAGATTCTATTCGATGAGGTATCACTAACTCCGTATTTTTACTATTACTCCTCCTTTACAGGGGAGTCCTTCGAGCATATTGTATGGTCCATTGATGCCAGAAGTATAAAAGCCAATGATGATTTGATCATAGATTATGGAATAAAGGGCTCGGGTATTTGGAACCTAATGGTTTACTATCAACAGCTGTGGACTATTATGATATCCGAATTTGATATTATTAAACTGCTTCCCGAGAAGTTTCAATAG